A window from Rhizosphaericola mali encodes these proteins:
- a CDS encoding toll/interleukin-1 receptor domain-containing protein, with the protein MNPSYYQNQINRIEKEIADLHKKIADESKKENDKNKQIDSINRSINKNTSLSSLQSKQRQIQIYQNEIYNYKKKIADYQKNIASKSGDLGRRKQELRSAEDREQKIQNQKQLDFQQKLQQSINEQKKQLDFLINQNYSSTKSLDDKLSPEILKQYDFFISHASEDKDEIVRTLADSLRENGFSVWYDEFELKIGDSLRKKIDAGLINSKYGIVIISPSFVKKNWTEYELNGMVAREMNGHKVILPIWHKISKDEVLKFSPTLADKMALNTSIHSTEDIINALKEL; encoded by the coding sequence ATGAATCCCAGTTATTATCAAAATCAAATCAATAGGATTGAAAAAGAAATTGCTGATTTGCACAAAAAAATTGCAGACGAAAGCAAAAAAGAGAATGATAAAAACAAACAAATAGATTCAATAAACAGATCAATCAATAAGAACACTTCACTATCTTCTCTACAAAGTAAACAAAGGCAAATTCAAATTTATCAGAACGAAATTTATAACTACAAGAAGAAAATAGCAGATTATCAAAAAAACATTGCATCAAAATCTGGAGATCTAGGAAGAAGAAAGCAAGAGTTGAGAAGTGCTGAAGATCGAGAACAAAAAATACAAAATCAAAAACAATTGGATTTTCAACAAAAATTACAACAGTCAATTAATGAGCAAAAAAAGCAATTGGATTTTCTAATAAATCAAAATTATTCGTCAACAAAATCTCTTGACGATAAATTATCACCAGAAATATTGAAGCAATATGATTTTTTTATATCACATGCCTCAGAAGATAAAGATGAAATTGTAAGAACTCTAGCCGATTCGTTGCGAGAAAATGGATTTAGCGTATGGTATGATGAATTTGAACTTAAAATTGGAGATAGTTTAAGAAAGAAAATAGATGCAGGTTTGATTAATTCGAAATATGGAATTGTCATTATATCGCCATCATTCGTAAAGAAAAACTGGACAGAATATGAGCTTAATGGAATGGTTGCAAGGGAAATGAATGGACATAAAGTAATTCTACCAATTTGGCATAAAATATCAAAAGATGAAGTTTTGAAATTTAGTCCAACATTAGCTGATAAAATGGCATTAAATACGTCTATACATTCTACAGAGGATATTATAAATGCATTAAAAGAACTATAA
- a CDS encoding DUF2071 domain-containing protein — protein sequence MKIPAIHGIIERRILVNYVVEPSIVEKLLPKPFKPKLFEGKAIVGICLIRLKDIKPKRFPSFMGINSENGAHRIAVEWEDCDELKEGVFIPRRDTNLKLNAIIGGRFFPGKHYLAKFNVVERHNNYHVDFKSSDNTTIEIDAELAEDFDYNSIFKTIENVSQFFENGSIGYSPNGTSFDGLKLETYEWNVKPLKVSNVKSSFFEDKSIFPEGSIKFDNAILMENIEHEWKSLKTINHCS from the coding sequence ATGAAAATCCCAGCAATTCATGGAATTATAGAAAGAAGAATACTTGTAAATTATGTTGTTGAACCAAGTATTGTTGAAAAGCTTTTACCAAAACCCTTCAAACCAAAATTGTTTGAAGGAAAGGCTATTGTTGGTATTTGTTTGATTCGTCTAAAGGATATAAAACCAAAAAGATTCCCAAGTTTTATGGGCATAAACTCTGAAAATGGAGCACATCGAATTGCTGTTGAATGGGAAGACTGCGACGAATTAAAGGAAGGTGTTTTTATTCCAAGAAGAGACACAAATTTAAAACTCAACGCAATTATAGGAGGAAGATTCTTTCCAGGAAAACATTACTTGGCAAAATTTAATGTAGTTGAACGCCATAATAACTATCATGTAGATTTCAAAAGTTCAGATAATACAACTATCGAGATTGACGCAGAATTAGCAGAAGATTTTGATTATAATTCTATTTTTAAAACAATTGAAAATGTTTCGCAATTTTTTGAGAACGGATCAATCGGATATTCTCCAAATGGAACAAGCTTTGATGGACTTAAATTAGAAACATATGAATGGAACGTAAAACCATTAAAAGTTTCAAATGTAAAATCAAGTTTTTTTGAAGATAAAAGTATCTTTCCAGAAGGCTCTATCAAATTTGATAATGCCATTCTAATGGAAAATATCGAACATGAATGGAAATCCTTAAAAACAATTAACCACTGCAGTTAA
- a CDS encoding coiled-coil domain-containing protein → MEEKKPLETINAVKQFLTQLPSLSYGSNVLQYFNQPDYGGGVNGFNKLKAEFDKIDFAKPTEFLDLETKVKRLKNEIIELENKHTNLTSLLGEKTNGTEGSLANQILISLKDEINQLSNKRNELLNEIAEKEDIEDKRIAKQVDNEKSQNDEFARKTKELEEQFQILTNNLKAQYENDKKEIGNKIKLETESANKNIEEAINNAKLRVKLINQFKDFLEETNKNMRLYSSVIIGLLIVAIVTIFISIPDLLKIFNNYDTFVKSQGNKITNLQLINCALGLLIVKLPWALCVSAILTGMYSLLKGLITTYEKINQDKRNMSAIYAISGNVANALNEYGIQLAEDISHDENSKTDTIIKVSSKDLALKKETIRWNQIMKYFEKMQQNKEDVIREEDPSKLKLVTGLLDKLIDKIPKS, encoded by the coding sequence ATGGAAGAAAAAAAGCCTTTAGAAACTATTAATGCAGTTAAGCAATTTCTGACACAACTTCCTAGCTTATCATATGGTTCGAATGTATTACAATATTTTAATCAACCAGATTATGGGGGTGGCGTGAATGGATTTAATAAGCTAAAAGCAGAATTTGACAAAATAGATTTTGCAAAACCTACTGAATTTCTTGATTTGGAGACAAAAGTAAAAAGGTTGAAAAATGAAATTATAGAATTAGAGAACAAACACACAAATCTTACTTCATTACTTGGAGAAAAAACAAATGGAACAGAAGGTTCATTAGCAAATCAAATCTTAATTAGTCTCAAAGACGAAATTAATCAGCTTAGCAACAAAAGAAATGAACTATTAAATGAAATAGCAGAAAAAGAAGATATAGAAGATAAGCGAATTGCAAAACAAGTTGATAATGAAAAATCGCAAAATGATGAATTTGCTAGAAAAACTAAGGAATTAGAAGAACAGTTTCAAATACTAACAAATAATTTAAAAGCTCAATATGAAAATGACAAAAAAGAGATTGGTAATAAAATTAAACTAGAGACAGAATCTGCAAATAAGAATATAGAAGAAGCTATAAACAATGCTAAACTAAGAGTAAAATTAATCAATCAATTTAAAGACTTTTTGGAGGAAACAAATAAAAATATGCGCTTATATTCATCTGTAATTATTGGTTTGCTAATTGTTGCAATTGTTACGATATTTATTAGCATTCCAGACTTGCTGAAAATATTTAACAACTATGATACGTTTGTAAAAAGTCAAGGAAATAAGATTACAAATCTACAACTTATTAACTGTGCATTGGGTTTACTTATTGTAAAACTTCCGTGGGCGTTGTGTGTAAGTGCTATACTTACTGGTATGTACAGTTTGTTAAAGGGGTTAATAACCACATATGAAAAAATAAATCAAGACAAAAGAAATATGTCGGCAATATATGCGATTTCTGGTAATGTCGCTAATGCACTGAATGAATATGGCATTCAATTAGCAGAAGATATTTCTCATGATGAAAATAGTAAAACTGACACAATTATTAAAGTTTCAAGTAAAGACTTAGCTCTGAAAAAAGAAACAATACGATGGAATCAAATTATGAAATACTTTGAGAAAATGCAACAAAATAAAGAGGATGTAATACGAGAAGAAGACCCATCTAAACTTAAATTAGTTACTGGGCTGTTGGATAAGCTAATTGATAAAATACCAAAAAGTTAA
- a CDS encoding DUF2251 domain-containing protein: MSFPLPVIMKENPTLLVFKDKIFTVGKDTFIDCSATNGNAVIFEDNEETGYFYAVDQNNELNILDALHIYNVSDVVDKNKPSNIKIIWTDNFTKAILSINNYYHAIFDFKEHAGYCRNAFPNSKSNWTRVKDRLLTDELIMELLKR; encoded by the coding sequence ATGAGTTTTCCATTACCTGTAATTATGAAAGAAAATCCTACATTACTAGTTTTCAAAGATAAAATTTTTACAGTAGGTAAAGACACATTCATTGATTGTAGTGCTACAAATGGAAATGCTGTTATTTTTGAAGATAATGAAGAAACTGGATATTTCTATGCGGTTGACCAAAATAACGAATTGAATATTTTAGACGCACTCCACATTTATAATGTATCGGATGTCGTTGATAAAAATAAACCTTCCAATATTAAAATTATTTGGACTGATAATTTTACTAAAGCAATTTTATCAATCAACAACTATTATCATGCAATTTTTGACTTTAAAGAACATGCAGGATATTGTAGGAATGCATTTCCAAATTCAAAAAGCAATTGGACTCGAGTTAAAGACAGACTTTTAACTGATGAATTAATCATGGAACTTCTAAAAAGATAG
- a CDS encoding DUF4262 domain-containing protein, which yields MTNDSREKAIEELKLVNDNIEKFGCHLTLIEADNYMPAFVYSIGLFKKFGHPEIICFGLNIDVMASIINHACDLIKNGETLKIGKSYRGFLESFPIQFILVDKAYYQNYVGYAGLFYNETFDFPLLQLIWTDKQNNFPWEEDFNPNWKFKQPLLDRNTDFKFYEDRNLAVFTTKQTLNGAPILYVYHSEDGNWQFHTSLEPNIDDSMVVALEEITKLDPTINEIYYLEFGWRAWRDNEKSEWQIEEHSDEE from the coding sequence ATGACAAATGACTCAAGAGAAAAAGCAATAGAAGAATTAAAACTCGTTAATGACAACATTGAAAAATTTGGTTGCCATTTAACATTAATCGAGGCTGACAATTATATGCCAGCATTTGTCTATTCTATCGGACTTTTTAAAAAGTTTGGACACCCCGAAATCATATGTTTTGGGCTAAATATTGATGTTATGGCAAGTATAATTAACCATGCTTGCGACTTAATAAAAAATGGAGAGACACTTAAAATAGGCAAATCTTATAGAGGTTTTTTAGAAAGTTTTCCAATTCAATTTATTCTTGTAGATAAGGCGTACTATCAAAATTATGTGGGTTATGCAGGTCTGTTTTATAATGAAACATTTGACTTTCCTTTGTTGCAACTTATTTGGACTGATAAACAAAATAATTTTCCTTGGGAAGAAGACTTTAATCCTAATTGGAAATTCAAACAACCGTTACTTGATAGAAACACGGACTTCAAATTTTATGAAGATAGAAATTTGGCAGTCTTCACAACTAAGCAAACTCTTAATGGTGCTCCAATTTTGTATGTTTATCATAGTGAAGACGGAAATTGGCAATTTCATACAAGTTTAGAACCAAACATAGACGATTCTATGGTTGTAGCTTTGGAAGAAATAACTAAACTTGACCCAACTATAAATGAAATTTATTATTTGGAGTTCGGCTGGAGGGCATGGCGTGACAACGAAAAAAGTGAATGGCAAATTGAGGAGCATTCCGATGAAGAATAA
- a CDS encoding DUF2971 domain-containing protein: MSEFLFKELFYQEIYFASYNELNDPLDITARIDFSTKKINDINYLIYFFGKSQFLFDDSEYSNQKLVQFFNNNTKFQLLVNEVFNQIKKSNKNNLWINDIISIIKHSIIEAKIDFEFKSDAFEQKLQKLTKKILQNSHIACFSENNTNFLMWSHYASKHSGICMEFNLGESNLFPFEYNGKRKITDGKIEDRFSKGIIESTIFREDLKKVIYQEEPPYINFYDFQSVFENEYDCDLIGLSKSWTHKFALELEWTFSTKTTNWEYENEFRVISINFDESKLPEKRIRHFPIEILSGIYFGLNTPENIKTRIFEIISYKNSETLFYESKLNGSVIEFSEWEEKDKY, from the coding sequence ATGTCTGAATTTCTATTCAAAGAATTATTTTATCAAGAAATCTATTTTGCTTCTTATAATGAATTAAATGATCCATTAGATATCACCGCAAGAATTGATTTTTCAACGAAAAAAATAAACGATATTAATTATCTTATTTACTTTTTCGGAAAATCACAGTTTTTATTTGATGATTCAGAATATAGTAATCAGAAATTAGTTCAATTTTTTAATAACAATACTAAATTTCAATTATTAGTAAATGAAGTTTTTAATCAGATTAAGAAATCAAATAAGAATAATTTATGGATTAATGATATTATATCTATTATTAAACATTCAATAATAGAAGCAAAAATTGATTTTGAATTTAAATCTGATGCTTTTGAGCAAAAGCTACAAAAATTAACAAAAAAAATTTTACAAAATAGTCATATTGCTTGTTTTTCTGAAAACAATACTAATTTTTTAATGTGGTCACATTATGCAAGTAAACATAGTGGAATTTGTATGGAATTTAATTTAGGAGAGTCGAATCTCTTTCCATTCGAATATAATGGAAAGAGGAAAATAACTGATGGAAAAATTGAAGATAGATTTTCTAAGGGAATTATTGAATCTACAATTTTTAGAGAAGATTTGAAGAAAGTAATTTATCAAGAAGAACCTCCATATATTAATTTCTATGATTTTCAATCTGTCTTTGAAAATGAATATGATTGTGATTTAATTGGATTATCAAAATCCTGGACACATAAGTTTGCATTAGAATTAGAATGGACTTTTTCCACAAAAACTACAAATTGGGAATATGAAAATGAATTTAGGGTAATTTCAATCAATTTCGATGAATCAAAACTTCCTGAAAAAAGGATTAGACATTTTCCAATAGAAATTTTATCTGGAATTTATTTTGGATTAAATACTCCAGAAAATATTAAAACGAGAATCTTTGAAATAATCAGTTATAAGAATTCAGAAACTCTTTTTTATGAATCAAAACTAAACGGTAGTGTAATTGAATTTTCAGAATGGGAAGAAAAAGATAAATATTAG
- a CDS encoding SMI1/KNR4 family protein, which produces MPFTLNEKYIIETETELGILFPKSFKAKMIEENGGELITEDDDWQLFPFFDKTDKKRISRTCNNIALETKQAKKWNNFPNNGIAIARNGSGDYLILLPIKENSKILSEEVYTWFHETGQTEKVADDISHLIHN; this is translated from the coding sequence ATGCCATTTACGTTAAACGAAAAATATATTATTGAAACCGAAACAGAACTTGGTATTCTTTTTCCAAAGAGTTTCAAAGCTAAAATGATTGAAGAAAATGGAGGCGAATTAATAACCGAAGATGACGACTGGCAACTATTCCCTTTTTTTGATAAAACCGATAAGAAAAGAATAAGTAGAACATGTAATAATATTGCTTTAGAAACTAAACAAGCGAAGAAATGGAACAATTTCCCAAATAATGGAATTGCAATTGCAAGAAACGGAAGTGGAGACTATTTAATATTATTACCGATAAAAGAAAATAGTAAAATTCTAAGTGAAGAAGTTTACACATGGTTTCACGAAACTGGGCAAACTGAAAAAGTCGCAGATGATATAAGCCATTTAATCCATAATTAA
- a CDS encoding matrixin family metalloprotease: MTLGLTSFDISTTKNSIKDWGVMGLGFEPGKACIASDFRLSSNEKLMQLFKVSIHELGHTQGLKHCKVKSCFMRDAEGRNPTNEEIEFCKTCKHTLISKGWRFK; this comes from the coding sequence ATTACTCTTGGCTTAACAAGTTTTGATATAAGTACGACTAAAAATTCAATAAAAGATTGGGGCGTTATGGGTTTAGGATTTGAACCAGGAAAAGCATGCATCGCTTCAGACTTTCGTCTATCTTCAAACGAAAAATTAATGCAACTTTTTAAAGTTTCCATTCATGAACTTGGACACACACAAGGTTTGAAGCATTGTAAAGTAAAATCATGTTTTATGCGTGATGCAGAAGGTCGAAATCCTACAAACGAAGAAATCGAATTTTGTAAAACTTGTAAGCATACTTTAATATCTAAAGGTTGGCGATTTAAATAG
- a CDS encoding YfbM family protein, which produces MSMIGNLLRVKQSELEEYLQNSSLLEDRINDDETENKELTDIDKSWDGIIFLLTGQSLANAEHNLVRVLFSGQLIDEEQDLGYGPAHYLTPKQVAELNTEISAITINDLKLKFNPQKMNELEVYPTIWDEGDDAFDYVADGFKTLQDVFAEATKKGEAIITFLN; this is translated from the coding sequence ATGAGTATGATAGGAAATTTACTGCGAGTAAAGCAATCCGAACTAGAAGAATATTTACAAAACAGTTCATTATTGGAAGACCGAATCAATGATGATGAAACTGAAAATAAAGAATTAACGGATATTGACAAATCTTGGGATGGAATAATATTTTTGCTCACAGGACAAAGTTTAGCAAACGCCGAACATAATCTTGTTAGAGTTTTATTTAGCGGACAACTAATAGACGAAGAACAAGATTTAGGATATGGACCAGCTCATTATTTGACACCAAAACAAGTTGCAGAATTAAATACAGAAATCTCTGCAATTACAATTAACGATTTAAAGCTGAAATTCAATCCCCAAAAAATGAATGAACTAGAAGTTTATCCAACAATTTGGGATGAAGGCGACGATGCATTTGATTACGTTGCTGATGGATTTAAAACTTTGCAAGACGTATTTGCGGAAGCAACAAAAAAAGGAGAAGCGATTATAACATTTCTAAACTAA
- a CDS encoding helix-turn-helix domain-containing protein produces MQSVTNPFEDIVSRLERLQSSVDLISVNQPKAQIVRQENPNALLNLKDVAAILKIPINTARYYIEHKKLPAVKNGKAFKIKQSDFLDWIDHVYLKKQPRESSEGNLAIAPNHMRSIHQRFKKQRS; encoded by the coding sequence ATGCAATCTGTAACTAATCCATTTGAAGACATTGTATCTCGTTTAGAGAGATTACAGTCTAGCGTTGACCTAATTTCTGTCAACCAACCCAAAGCACAAATCGTACGGCAAGAAAATCCCAATGCACTACTAAATTTAAAAGATGTAGCTGCGATTTTAAAGATTCCGATCAATACGGCACGCTATTATATTGAACACAAAAAACTCCCAGCCGTAAAAAATGGCAAAGCATTTAAAATAAAACAATCTGACTTTTTAGATTGGATTGATCATGTTTATTTGAAAAAACAACCGCGAGAATCATCGGAGGGAAATCTCGCTATAGCCCCAAATCATATGCGATCCATACATCAAAGATTTAAGAAACAGCGCAGTTAA
- a CDS encoding plasmid mobilization protein, protein METQNTKRKSRGRPKLDRKKERRLALRLSSAEYLIVSEKAQEAGLKISSYLRRAALFSKIYSGLSIPQMQLIRQLAGMANNINQVAKLCHQEGILSGLTYFENYRKALDEILQKLKRP, encoded by the coding sequence ATGGAAACACAAAATACAAAGAGAAAATCAAGAGGTAGACCAAAGTTGGATCGTAAAAAGGAACGTCGTCTTGCACTTAGATTGTCTTCTGCCGAGTATCTTATCGTAAGCGAGAAAGCACAAGAAGCAGGATTGAAAATATCCTCTTATTTGCGAAGAGCCGCCTTGTTTTCAAAAATATACTCCGGTCTATCGATACCGCAAATGCAGTTGATCAGACAACTTGCTGGCATGGCAAACAACATCAATCAGGTAGCAAAGCTTTGTCACCAAGAAGGTATTCTATCTGGATTAACCTATTTCGAAAATTATAGAAAAGCACTAGACGAGATACTTCAAAAATTAAAAAGACCATGA
- a CDS encoding relaxase/mobilization nuclease domain-containing protein, producing the protein MISKYISSGSFKRSCNYVLNKKEAEVLCAVGVRSHDANLMAIDFEMQRLLHASKNNACFHGILSFHPNEKPDNALMVLIAQTYLNNLGVENTQYTIVRHHDKNHAHLHIIANLVNNEGTVISDKWIGLRGKKAAQALTLKFGLISAGEKKKIGSNQISLNKMELVRNEIRYTITNEILQCSSLARLEKALLPQGIHMQFKYRRGTQQIEGISFRKGEYSFKGSSIDRRFSYNGLHKIFRVVELKTKIKDSSTQNNRSKYSQNADSPLASKDNHASRFDKYSDSAIYQNTGDLNSNTLENVHAALAEIWKVAISLPAEDGNYFGHITEDKKKKKRNRDNSMRM; encoded by the coding sequence ATGATCAGTAAATATATTAGTTCCGGATCATTTAAGCGAAGTTGTAATTACGTTCTCAATAAAAAAGAGGCAGAAGTATTATGCGCAGTTGGTGTAAGAAGCCATGATGCTAATTTAATGGCGATAGATTTCGAAATGCAAAGATTGTTGCATGCATCAAAAAACAATGCCTGCTTTCATGGTATCTTAAGTTTTCATCCAAATGAAAAGCCTGATAATGCATTGATGGTTCTGATAGCACAGACCTATCTTAACAACTTAGGTGTAGAAAATACGCAGTACACAATCGTTCGTCACCATGATAAAAACCATGCGCATCTGCATATAATTGCCAATCTGGTCAACAATGAAGGAACGGTAATTTCAGACAAATGGATCGGCTTAAGGGGCAAGAAAGCAGCACAGGCTTTAACCTTGAAATTTGGATTGATTTCTGCGGGTGAAAAGAAAAAAATAGGAAGCAATCAAATTTCATTGAATAAAATGGAGCTGGTTCGTAATGAAATACGCTATACAATAACCAACGAAATCCTTCAATGTTCCAGCCTAGCACGACTAGAAAAAGCCCTTTTACCGCAGGGAATCCACATGCAATTTAAATACAGAAGAGGAACACAACAGATCGAGGGTATCAGTTTTAGAAAAGGAGAATATAGCTTTAAAGGTAGTTCCATTGATCGTCGCTTTTCCTATAATGGTCTGCATAAAATCTTTAGGGTGGTGGAATTGAAAACAAAAATAAAAGATTCATCGACGCAGAATAATCGTTCAAAATATAGCCAGAACGCTGATTCTCCTTTGGCGTCTAAAGATAACCATGCAAGTCGTTTCGATAAATATTCCGATTCAGCTATCTATCAAAACACAGGAGACCTCAATTCGAATACGCTAGAAAATGTACATGCAGCACTAGCTGAAATATGGAAAGTCGCGATCAGTCTTCCAGCTGAAGATGGAAACTATTTCGGTCATATCACAGAGGACAAAAAGAAGAAAAAACGTAATCGAGACAATTCGATGAGAATGTAA
- a CDS encoding DUF4974 domain-containing protein → MSIRTFLLEMERWYGFTIESVSYLPKDRKISAAICQGATLEEVFAAVSKKV, encoded by the coding sequence TTGTCCATCAGAACCTTTCTGTTAGAAATGGAAAGATGGTACGGCTTCACTATAGAAAGTGTAAGCTATCTACCCAAAGATCGTAAAATCTCCGCCGCCATCTGTCAAGGTGCTACACTTGAGGAAGTCTTTGCAGCGGTATCTAAAAAGGTATAA
- a CDS encoding FecR family protein: MHWIEKRKEILFDKLLKRTITASELRELDLLGHLQDDDTILEHLDKWQSQNLSENDGLPKTSDIDIENLIGQIRQKKTYRKKIRVLLSCACMGLFVILLVLFSHYNFKEQQEPEVFIGENCSILAPDRDLDQKYFACDVEMKNLFQKRIDNKFLGGVFRFNNLEFSQQPTGILKLSIHPNVYFNFPQNSFVTISTPPKRQAIISLPSGLYIRLDGGSKLHYLINPKDSAVIYCRLEGQAYVKFPENNGAKMLALENYNSQILTYGGEFMVRSEYGYSKAIRLNGEVSLATLQEPKGKPLTQRKNMMEVYHINGAKNKIKDSFTYSSLETTTALNWTKTVRHYNNVSIRTFLLEMERWYGFTIESVSCLPKDRKISAAICQDATLEEVFAAVSKKGITIYQNNGMYTFCPPAGRLKKRINNVTYIRPILNMKDL, from the coding sequence ATGCATTGGATTGAAAAAAGAAAAGAAATACTTTTTGACAAGCTCCTAAAAAGAACCATCACGGCATCCGAATTGCGTGAATTGGATTTGTTAGGACATCTACAAGATGACGATACCATTTTAGAACACTTAGATAAATGGCAAAGTCAGAATCTTAGTGAAAATGACGGATTGCCAAAGACCTCAGATATAGACATTGAAAACCTTATAGGACAAATACGACAAAAAAAGACTTATCGTAAAAAAATACGTGTTCTTTTGTCTTGTGCCTGCATGGGATTATTTGTTATTTTATTGGTTTTATTTTCTCATTATAATTTTAAGGAGCAACAAGAGCCCGAAGTATTTATTGGGGAAAACTGTTCTATTCTTGCCCCCGATCGTGACCTGGACCAAAAATATTTTGCCTGTGATGTAGAAATGAAAAATTTATTTCAAAAAAGAATAGACAACAAATTTCTAGGAGGCGTCTTTCGTTTCAACAATCTTGAATTCTCTCAGCAACCGACAGGTATATTAAAACTGTCGATTCACCCCAATGTTTATTTTAATTTTCCCCAAAATAGTTTTGTTACAATCAGTACCCCTCCAAAAAGGCAGGCGATCATCTCCCTTCCGAGTGGTCTGTACATTAGATTAGATGGGGGATCTAAATTACATTATCTAATTAATCCTAAAGATAGCGCTGTTATTTATTGCAGGTTGGAAGGACAAGCATATGTGAAGTTCCCGGAAAATAATGGAGCTAAAATGCTCGCATTGGAAAACTATAATAGCCAAATATTAACCTATGGCGGAGAATTTATGGTACGATCTGAGTATGGTTATTCAAAAGCCATTCGTTTAAATGGAGAGGTATCCCTCGCTACATTGCAAGAGCCTAAAGGCAAACCTTTGACCCAGCGTAAAAATATGATGGAAGTTTACCATATAAATGGAGCAAAAAATAAAATAAAAGATTCTTTTACCTATAGTTCCTTAGAAACAACCACCGCCCTTAACTGGACAAAGACCGTGCGTCATTATAACAACGTATCCATCAGAACCTTTCTGTTAGAAATGGAAAGGTGGTACGGCTTCACTATAGAAAGTGTAAGTTGTTTACCCAAAGATCGCAAAATTTCCGCCGCTATCTGCCAAGATGCTACACTTGAGGAAGTCTTTGCAGCGGTATCGAAAAAAGGAATAACCATTTACCAGAACAATGGCATGTACACATTTTGTCCTCCAGCGGGAAGGTTGAAAAAACGAATCAATAATGTAACTTACATAAGACCTATTTTAAATATGAAGGATCTATAA